In Halorhabdus tiamatea SARL4B, a genomic segment contains:
- a CDS encoding 4a-hydroxytetrahydrobiopterin dehydratase, whose protein sequence is MTDVLDDREVDERLPAGWERDEDEIVRTFEFDAYLDGVGFAAAAGGLAQEAFHHPELTIGWREVEIRLTTHDAGGITDADLELAGRFNGLRE, encoded by the coding sequence ATGACAGACGTACTCGACGATCGGGAAGTCGACGAGCGGCTCCCGGCTGGTTGGGAGCGCGACGAAGACGAAATCGTCCGGACCTTCGAATTCGACGCCTATCTCGACGGCGTCGGCTTCGCGGCGGCTGCGGGCGGCCTCGCCCAGGAAGCCTTCCACCATCCGGAGTTGACCATCGGCTGGCGCGAGGTCGAGATTCGGCTGACGACCCACGACGCCGGCGGCATAACCGACGCTGACCTCGAACTCGCCGGGCGATTCAACGGCCTTCGGGAGTGA
- the hemA gene encoding glutamyl-tRNA reductase — translation MRGSGYVTAVSVAHQRGSVEDIDAAAADSQRAGVEELLDAPGVSEAFVLQTCNRTERYVVTDDPSAGQTALSGAITDVSDAAVVEMGHEESLRHLLRVAAGLESLVPGEDQILGQVRDAYEDARAADGLGPVLEEALTKAIHVGERARTETSINEGVVSLGSAAVELAERECDLDAARALIVGAGEIATLAAKALADRSDVEHLAVANRTVSHAEHVASVVGVESEAIGLDDVPAALNRAEVVVSATGSPDPLLEPAAFETAGETVVVDIGQPRDVSPAVDERTTVDVFDLDDLEAVTAETRANREAAAATVEDIVADELAHLLTRYKRSRADDVISTMYESAERVKAREVEQALSTLDLDDDQREVVEAMADSLVNQLLAAPTKSLRDAAEADDWATVDTALRLFDPDFGDEEFPPSVAGAEGTVPEHVSTAVDADD, via the coding sequence GTGAGGGGATCTGGCTACGTGACGGCCGTGAGTGTCGCTCATCAGCGCGGCAGCGTCGAGGATATCGATGCGGCAGCGGCCGACAGCCAGCGCGCTGGCGTCGAAGAGCTTCTGGACGCTCCCGGTGTGAGTGAGGCGTTCGTCCTCCAGACGTGCAATCGGACCGAACGCTACGTAGTCACCGACGATCCCAGCGCGGGCCAGACAGCGCTGTCGGGAGCGATCACCGACGTCTCGGACGCGGCGGTCGTCGAGATGGGTCACGAGGAGAGCCTCCGGCACTTGCTTCGAGTCGCTGCCGGACTGGAATCGCTCGTCCCTGGCGAAGATCAAATTCTCGGGCAGGTCAGAGACGCCTACGAGGACGCACGCGCGGCCGACGGGCTCGGGCCGGTCCTCGAAGAGGCCCTCACGAAGGCGATCCACGTCGGCGAGCGCGCCCGCACCGAGACGTCGATCAACGAGGGAGTCGTCTCGCTGGGAAGTGCAGCCGTCGAACTCGCCGAACGGGAGTGCGATCTCGATGCCGCGCGGGCACTGATCGTCGGTGCTGGCGAGATCGCGACACTCGCCGCCAAGGCGCTCGCCGACCGAAGCGACGTCGAGCACCTCGCCGTCGCCAACCGGACAGTCTCACACGCGGAACACGTCGCGTCAGTCGTCGGGGTCGAGAGCGAGGCGATCGGTCTGGACGACGTGCCAGCGGCGCTCAACCGCGCCGAGGTCGTCGTTTCGGCGACTGGTAGCCCCGACCCACTCCTCGAACCCGCTGCCTTCGAGACGGCCGGTGAAACCGTCGTCGTCGACATCGGTCAGCCGCGGGACGTCTCGCCGGCCGTCGACGAGCGGACGACCGTCGACGTCTTCGACCTCGACGATCTCGAGGCCGTGACGGCCGAAACACGGGCGAACCGCGAGGCGGCGGCCGCCACCGTCGAGGACATCGTCGCGGACGAACTCGCTCATTTGCTCACCAGATACAAGCGCTCGCGCGCCGACGACGTGATCTCGACGATGTACGAAAGCGCCGAGCGCGTCAAGGCCCGCGAGGTCGAGCAGGCGCTGTCGACGCTCGATCTCGACGACGACCAGCGCGAGGTCGTCGAAGCGATGGCCGACTCGCTGGTCAATCAGCTACTCGCCGCGCCGACGAAATCGCTCAGAGACGCCGCCGAGGCGGACGACTGGGCCACTGTCGACACGGCGTTGCGGCTGTTCGACCCCGATTTCGGCGACGAGGAATTCCCGCCGAGCGTGGCGGGCGCGGAGGGGACCGTGCCGGAGCACGTCTCGACGGCTGTCGACGCCGACGATTGA
- a CDS encoding DUF5778 family protein, translating to MDQAEQDLREQTEALIEPGEIELRGLIVRTDVPNSEEPELNRVTLEIGDAISEHATTDADTYVYSGTDDPEFGLNQHQGRTIEGEEFVWECQQLLRDGTFDVVFYYEDSADTEAILTDLQEEGYDVEDVESP from the coding sequence ATGGACCAGGCCGAGCAGGACTTGCGCGAACAGACCGAGGCGTTGATCGAACCTGGCGAGATCGAACTGCGAGGGCTGATCGTCCGGACGGACGTCCCCAACAGTGAGGAACCGGAGCTCAACCGCGTGACGCTCGAAATCGGTGATGCCATTTCCGAACACGCGACAACAGACGCCGACACGTACGTCTACTCCGGCACCGACGACCCGGAGTTCGGCCTCAACCAGCACCAGGGCCGGACGATCGAGGGCGAGGAGTTCGTCTGGGAGTGCCAGCAACTGTTGCGCGACGGGACCTTCGACGTGGTGTTCTACTACGAGGACAGTGCGGACACGGAGGCGATCCTCACAGACCTTCAGGAGGAGGGTTACGACGTCGAGGACGTCGAGTCACCCTGA
- a CDS encoding cold-shock protein gives MATGTVDFFNDTGGYGFIETEDADEDVFFHMEDVGGPDLEEGQEVEFEIEEAEKGPRATNLTRL, from the coding sequence ATGGCGACAGGCACCGTGGATTTCTTCAACGATACGGGCGGTTACGGGTTCATCGAGACTGAAGACGCCGACGAAGACGTGTTCTTCCACATGGAAGACGTCGGCGGCCCTGACCTGGAGGAAGGTCAGGAGGTCGAATTCGAGATCGAAGAGGCCGAGAAAGGCCCGCGTGCGACGAATCTGACCCGACTGTAA
- a CDS encoding cold-shock protein — MATGTVDFFNDTGGYGFIETEDADDDVFFHMEDVGGPDLEEGQEVEFEIEEAEKGPRAKNLTRL; from the coding sequence ATGGCGACCGGTACGGTTGATTTCTTCAACGACACTGGCGGTTACGGTTTCATCGAGACTGAGGACGCAGACGACGACGTGTTCTTCCACATGGAGGACGTCGGCGGTCCTGACCTCGAGGAAGGCCAAGAGGTAGAGTTCGAGATCGAAGAGGCCGAGAAGGGCCCGCGTGCGAAGAACCTCACGAGGCTGTAA
- the uppS gene encoding polyprenyl diphosphate synthase, whose product MRSWIRDRANSVYERLLKGEIDGAPAHVAVIQDGNRRYARKEGEETSEGHREGAETTEALLEWCDELGIEELTLYTFSTENFDRPADQRAVLFDLIEEKLYDFADADRVHEAGVRIRAIGETHRLPTRVREAIDYAESRTEGYDQFHLNIALAYGGRAELLGAVEEIASDVDTGDLDPGEIDVETVENRLYEGPTRDVDLIVRTGGDERTSNFLPWHANGNEAAAYFCAPYWPEFRKIDFLRAIRTYEHRADSWRRTRARRALALVRAVSDAELHTAKGVLRRFRDSLSPRELEDVDVSIDPEHEPGSD is encoded by the coding sequence ATGCGCTCGTGGATCCGAGACCGTGCGAACAGCGTCTACGAGCGACTGCTGAAGGGGGAGATCGACGGCGCTCCCGCACACGTCGCTGTAATACAGGACGGCAACCGTCGATACGCCCGCAAAGAGGGCGAGGAAACGTCGGAAGGCCATCGAGAAGGCGCTGAAACTACCGAGGCATTGCTGGAGTGGTGTGACGAACTCGGCATCGAGGAACTCACGCTGTATACCTTCTCGACGGAGAACTTCGACCGGCCGGCCGACCAGCGGGCGGTGCTGTTCGATCTCATCGAGGAGAAACTCTATGACTTCGCCGACGCCGATCGCGTCCACGAGGCTGGCGTTCGGATCCGGGCGATCGGCGAGACTCATCGCCTGCCCACACGCGTTCGGGAGGCGATCGACTACGCTGAATCCCGAACCGAAGGGTACGACCAGTTTCACCTGAACATCGCACTCGCCTACGGTGGGCGGGCCGAGTTGCTCGGTGCGGTCGAGGAGATAGCCAGCGACGTCGACACTGGCGACCTCGACCCGGGGGAAATCGACGTCGAAACGGTCGAAAACCGACTCTACGAGGGCCCGACTCGGGACGTGGACCTCATCGTCCGCACCGGTGGCGACGAGCGGACATCGAACTTCCTGCCGTGGCACGCCAACGGCAACGAGGCCGCCGCGTACTTCTGTGCGCCCTATTGGCCCGAGTTCCGGAAAATCGACTTCCTCCGGGCGATACGGACCTACGAACACCGGGCGGACTCCTGGCGGCGAACCCGGGCCAGACGCGCACTCGCGCTGGTTCGGGCCGTCAGCGACGCGGAGCTACACACTGCAAAGGGCGTCCTCCGGCGGTTCCGCGACTCACTGTCCCCTCGTGAACTCGAAGACGTCGACGTTTCGATCGACCCCGAACACGAACCCGGAAGCGACTAA
- a CDS encoding aldo/keto reductase gives MQYRDFGSSIDWEPSALGFGAMRLPTDEEGSVDEDRAIEMIRTAIDNGVNYVDTAWPYHDGESERVVGQALEDGYREEVHLATKMPSWEIESQADLDHYLDAQLDRLGVETVDCYLLHALGQDFWENYQSVDVFGWLEDVHDAGKIDHVGFSFHDDVDLFKEIVDAYDWDFCQIQYNYLDEEFQAGRDGLQYAVDRGLGVIVMEPLRGGRLATDLPDPVAEAFERAAADRPPVAWALQWLWDQPEVSLVLSGMSTMDQVNENVEIASRSGVSQFSADDHAAIEEARDRFEELMAVDCTGCNYCMPCPTGVEIPRNFDLYNRLETGGDPDAVVSTLEDMDDTARADACVACGECEEACPQNLEIISLLEDAHARFEAASA, from the coding sequence ATGCAATATCGTGACTTCGGTTCGTCGATCGACTGGGAACCGTCCGCACTCGGATTCGGCGCGATGCGATTGCCCACCGACGAGGAGGGTTCAGTCGACGAGGACCGCGCGATCGAGATGATCCGGACGGCGATCGACAACGGGGTCAACTACGTCGACACTGCCTGGCCGTATCACGACGGCGAGAGCGAACGCGTCGTCGGCCAGGCACTCGAAGACGGCTATCGCGAGGAAGTCCATCTCGCGACGAAGATGCCGTCCTGGGAGATCGAGTCACAGGCCGACCTCGATCACTATCTCGACGCTCAGCTCGATCGACTCGGCGTCGAGACCGTCGACTGCTATCTCCTCCATGCCCTCGGTCAGGACTTCTGGGAGAATTACCAGTCCGTCGATGTCTTCGGTTGGCTCGAAGACGTCCACGACGCGGGGAAGATCGACCACGTTGGGTTCTCCTTCCACGACGATGTCGACCTTTTCAAAGAGATTGTCGACGCCTACGACTGGGACTTCTGCCAGATCCAGTACAACTACCTCGACGAGGAGTTTCAGGCCGGACGTGACGGGCTGCAATATGCGGTCGATCGGGGGCTCGGTGTCATCGTCATGGAACCCCTTCGAGGCGGGCGGCTTGCGACTGATCTCCCCGATCCCGTCGCCGAAGCGTTCGAACGCGCCGCGGCCGATCGCCCACCTGTCGCGTGGGCGCTGCAATGGCTGTGGGATCAACCGGAAGTATCGCTGGTCTTGAGCGGTATGTCGACGATGGATCAGGTGAACGAGAACGTCGAGATCGCGTCTCGATCCGGCGTCAGTCAGTTCTCCGCGGACGATCACGCTGCTATCGAAGAAGCTCGCGACCGATTTGAAGAACTGATGGCCGTCGACTGTACCGGCTGTAACTACTGTATGCCGTGTCCGACCGGGGTCGAAATCCCGCGGAACTTCGACTTATACAACCGCCTGGAGACCGGCGGCGATCCTGACGCCGTCGTCTCGACCCTCGAAGACATGGACGACACAGCACGTGCGGACGCCTGCGTCGCCTGTGGCGAGTGTGAGGAGGCCTGTCCGCAGAACCTGGAAATCATCTCGCTGCTCGAAGACGCTCACGCACGTTTCGAGGCCGCCAGCGCGTAG
- a CDS encoding tyrosine-type recombinase/integrase codes for MSDETIAVNGDRHDVTLVPDPSHDCLNQRQRTDYKEFRRELAQWLLGFGKDPDHAEGYAGSTVRRRMHDIDVFYRWVWDERDGYTLSIDTDALDDYCRSLVYSDHSDAHKSNAQKSLKTLARYHDDIDDWDPSVTFSGDSARQQPRDFFTREERRLLEEASLEYGGVSQYHELAHDEKKELSHRFRKPIDAIDSDDVQRANGFKVPSLVWTSLDAGLRPVEVGRARVSWIDLSNARLLIPAEEASKSRDNWKVALRERTATMLERWLEERELYDKYDETDALWLTREAHPYSSRSLKYLLGKLCETAGIDTSNRQISWYAIRHSTGTYMTRQEGLVAASEQLRNSPKTMQRYDQAPTEDRRDALNRMG; via the coding sequence ATGAGTGACGAGACTATTGCTGTCAACGGGGATCGACACGACGTGACGTTAGTGCCTGACCCGTCACACGACTGTCTCAACCAACGACAACGAACGGATTACAAGGAGTTTAGACGAGAGTTAGCACAGTGGTTACTCGGGTTCGGCAAAGATCCTGACCATGCAGAGGGGTATGCAGGTTCGACAGTCAGACGACGGATGCACGACATTGACGTGTTCTACAGGTGGGTGTGGGACGAACGTGACGGCTACACCCTGTCGATAGATACAGACGCACTTGACGACTACTGCCGGTCACTCGTCTACTCGGATCACTCGGATGCCCACAAGTCCAACGCACAGAAGTCACTCAAAACACTTGCCCGCTATCACGACGACATAGACGACTGGGACCCGTCAGTCACGTTTAGCGGGGATAGTGCCCGACAGCAACCACGGGATTTCTTCACCCGAGAGGAACGTCGGCTACTTGAAGAGGCGTCACTGGAATACGGGGGCGTGTCTCAATATCACGAACTTGCTCACGACGAGAAGAAAGAGTTGTCCCACCGATTCCGCAAGCCGATTGACGCAATCGACAGTGATGACGTACAACGGGCAAACGGGTTCAAAGTCCCTTCACTCGTGTGGACATCGTTAGATGCAGGCCTTCGACCTGTTGAAGTCGGACGTGCCCGTGTCTCGTGGATCGACCTGTCCAATGCACGACTGTTGATTCCCGCAGAAGAGGCATCGAAGAGTCGTGATAACTGGAAGGTCGCTTTACGAGAACGGACAGCAACCATGTTAGAACGGTGGCTTGAGGAACGTGAGTTGTACGACAAATACGACGAGACAGATGCACTATGGTTGACCCGTGAGGCACACCCCTACTCGTCACGGTCCCTCAAGTACCTCTTGGGGAAGTTGTGTGAGACGGCAGGGATCGACACGTCGAATCGGCAAATCAGTTGGTATGCCATACGCCACTCGACGGGCACGTACATGACCCGCCAAGAGGGGCTTGTAGCCGCCAGTGAGCAATTGCGTAACTCACCGAAGACGATGCAACGGTACGACCAAGCTCCGACAGAGGACAGACGTGACGCCCTGAATCGGATGGGGTAA
- a CDS encoding zinc ribbon domain-containing protein, with protein MTTEEDKSFTDSVEEVPTANYEEDQSQKDSDNSDGALVGGLGLLLVVVSWFFFAQGQVVIAVFFLVLAFVILIVFKPEDATPFKDISEGLEQAQSSSKPNQKKICQNCGWQNPKDNNYCHDCGEELNP; from the coding sequence ATGACAACTGAAGAAGACAAGTCATTCACTGATAGCGTAGAAGAAGTTCCAACAGCAAACTACGAAGAAGATCAAAGTCAAAAGGATAGTGACAATTCAGATGGGGCTTTAGTCGGTGGATTAGGGTTACTATTGGTAGTAGTTAGCTGGTTTTTCTTCGCTCAGGGACAAGTAGTTATCGCCGTGTTTTTTCTTGTTCTTGCATTTGTGATTTTGATTGTGTTTAAACCAGAAGATGCTACACCTTTCAAGGATATTAGTGAAGGTTTGGAACAGGCACAGTCATCTTCTAAACCCAATCAAAAGAAGATTTGTCAAAATTGTGGGTGGCAAAATCCCAAAGATAACAATTATTGTCATGACTGTGGGGAAGAATTGAATCCATAG
- a CDS encoding DUF2085 domain-containing protein, which translates to MSQILEWVFQKSQLFRSYPFCHSRPDRSFCYNGRYFGLCARCTTMYLGGILTILSSPIWSILSPQYAIVLGAISLVPGGLDGTTQMFGDRESNNRLRAITGFLLGVGIVFISYGVVTLITNIG; encoded by the coding sequence ATGAGTCAGATTCTTGAATGGGTATTTCAGAAGTCGCAGCTGTTCCGTTCCTATCCCTTCTGCCACTCACGTCCAGATCGTTCCTTTTGTTACAATGGTCGATATTTTGGACTCTGTGCCCGTTGCACAACGATGTATTTGGGCGGCATTCTGACTATACTATCCTCCCCAATTTGGTCAATACTCAGCCCGCAATACGCGATTGTATTAGGAGCCATTTCACTAGTTCCAGGGGGGCTTGACGGAACAACTCAAATGTTTGGTGATCGGGAAAGTAATAACAGACTGAGAGCAATTACAGGATTTCTCTTAGGTGTCGGAATAGTATTCATTTCTTATGGAGTAGTCACACTTATCACAAACATTGGGTAG
- a CDS encoding tyrosine-type recombinase/integrase: protein MPESTNSQTQTATYWLKPEQVEKLRDATIETSASYLADRNDVLIELIYDTGLRVGEVVALDVDMVDCDDGIIRLPPDIQKDYPNDNSPTYTEIELADSTVRDLRKYLSNRWKDSEALFPSRQSARMTTESVRNVVSKAAEVGEIRPLTTKKKNEPVGPSNVTPHTLRHSVAYRMMNVEEGNTLYDVRNRLRHRSIQTTEQIYDHFRRV from the coding sequence ATGCCCGAATCAACAAATTCCCAAACTCAGACAGCCACCTACTGGTTGAAACCTGAGCAAGTCGAGAAGCTCCGTGACGCTACAATCGAAACCTCTGCCAGCTACTTGGCCGACAGGAACGACGTGTTGATTGAGTTAATCTATGACACGGGGTTACGTGTCGGGGAAGTAGTTGCTCTCGACGTGGACATGGTTGATTGTGATGACGGGATCATACGGCTACCCCCCGACATCCAGAAGGATTATCCGAACGACAATTCCCCGACGTACACAGAAATAGAATTAGCCGACTCGACAGTCAGGGACCTACGGAAATACCTCTCGAATCGGTGGAAAGACAGTGAGGCATTATTCCCGTCACGCCAGTCGGCACGGATGACAACGGAATCCGTCCGTAATGTCGTCTCAAAGGCGGCAGAGGTGGGTGAGATACGTCCCTTAACGACAAAGAAGAAAAACGAACCTGTGGGACCTTCGAACGTAACTCCTCACACGCTCCGTCACAGCGTTGCATATCGCATGATGAACGTTGAAGAGGGGAACACGCTATACGATGTGAGAAACCGTCTCAGGCACAGAAGTATTCAAACCACAGAACAGATTTACGATCACTTCCGTCGAGTCTAA